From Humisphaera borealis, the proteins below share one genomic window:
- a CDS encoding outer membrane protein assembly factor BamB family protein yields MKGVFALSARFASCAFLGGLTLFTATPANAQESWPQFRGPNGSGVSASANPPVKIDSDAALRWKVEVPPGASSPCVWGDRIFLTAFADGKLWTLAYARDTGKELWRVQAPAKQIEKYHHSEGSPAASTCVSDGQRVITYFGSCGLLAYDLNGKPLWNYELPTAETSFDFGTGTSPILVDGLVVLVRDVKNGPFAVAVDAATGKERWKADRAGSPTAYSTPTVYGKGKDALLIVPGSLRMKAYELATGKERWVLRGLPAANCTLAVVGGDHVFFAGWSPGQDDFKMPTHDDLLGQMDANKDGKLQKAETAGTPFEGFFDANDTDHDGAITKAEWDGNVAFMKQGKNSLMAINPAGTGDISESGVVWKKSKGLPYVPSPIVYDGRVFFIRDGGFASSYDAATGKAFYESKRIGTADKYYASPIAAAGYIYLASLDQGTISVLKANADKPEVVAERKLEERVSATPALVGDQLYVRSEKHLYCFAEPK; encoded by the coding sequence ATGAAAGGTGTGTTCGCTTTATCTGCCCGCTTCGCTTCCTGTGCATTCCTAGGGGGGCTTACCCTCTTCACGGCTACACCTGCAAACGCACAGGAGAGCTGGCCGCAGTTCCGCGGCCCCAATGGCTCGGGCGTGTCGGCTTCGGCGAATCCGCCAGTCAAGATCGATTCGGACGCCGCGCTGCGCTGGAAGGTCGAAGTGCCGCCGGGCGCGTCATCGCCGTGCGTCTGGGGCGATCGCATTTTCCTCACGGCATTTGCCGACGGAAAGCTCTGGACGCTGGCCTACGCCCGCGACACGGGTAAAGAACTCTGGCGTGTGCAGGCACCGGCGAAGCAGATCGAAAAGTATCACCACAGTGAAGGCTCTCCCGCGGCGTCCACATGCGTCAGCGACGGACAGCGGGTCATCACCTACTTCGGCTCCTGCGGCCTGCTCGCGTACGACCTGAACGGGAAACCGCTGTGGAACTACGAGTTGCCGACGGCTGAAACGTCGTTCGACTTCGGCACCGGCACCTCGCCTATTCTGGTCGACGGCTTGGTGGTGCTGGTTCGCGATGTGAAGAACGGTCCGTTCGCGGTCGCCGTCGACGCCGCCACGGGGAAAGAGCGCTGGAAGGCGGATCGTGCCGGCTCTCCCACCGCCTACTCCACGCCGACCGTCTATGGGAAGGGGAAGGACGCGCTATTGATCGTCCCTGGCAGCCTGCGGATGAAGGCTTATGAGCTCGCAACTGGCAAGGAACGCTGGGTGCTGCGTGGCTTGCCTGCCGCCAATTGCACGCTTGCCGTCGTCGGCGGTGATCACGTCTTCTTCGCCGGCTGGTCGCCGGGGCAGGACGATTTCAAAATGCCCACGCACGACGATCTGCTCGGTCAGATGGATGCGAACAAGGACGGAAAGCTGCAAAAAGCGGAAACCGCGGGGACGCCTTTCGAGGGGTTCTTCGATGCCAACGACACAGACCATGACGGCGCGATCACCAAGGCCGAGTGGGACGGCAACGTGGCATTCATGAAGCAGGGCAAAAACTCGCTCATGGCGATCAACCCCGCGGGCACCGGTGACATTTCCGAGAGCGGCGTTGTCTGGAAGAAGTCCAAGGGGCTGCCTTACGTGCCGTCGCCGATCGTCTACGACGGCCGGGTCTTCTTCATTCGCGACGGCGGGTTTGCGTCGTCCTATGACGCCGCGACCGGAAAGGCGTTCTACGAGAGCAAGCGAATCGGAACGGCCGACAAGTATTACGCCTCGCCCATCGCGGCGGCGGGGTACATCTACCTGGCATCGTTGGATCAGGGGACGATTTCTGTCCTGAAAGCCAACGCCGATAAGCCCGAAGTAGTCGCCGAACGGAAGCTCGAAGAACGCGTCAGCGCGACGCCCGCACTGGTGGGCGATCAGTTGTACGTGCGGTCGGAAAAGCACCTGTATTGCTTTGCCGAACCGAAGTAG
- a CDS encoding S8 family serine peptidase codes for MGRLSRYARKVTRLGHVLRDPFAPTSPGRVRAVTAHAKCGPINRAVVPVVDSLESRLLFVASFDLTQLTQLRNDSRYVDVDGAGVTIAVLDSGIYAANPDLQSNVIGFYNAVSDPVSTPYSTASVAGAFDLEGHGTHTAGIAASSNPDIGVAYASKIVSVKVLADPGEKQLGGSALVRGLQWVKLHAQELDIRVLNMSVGTATNVNAIDSNLEKSEISRLVNELESLGVTVVASAGNSYAQHVAPGVTSIAAVSTISVGNAWATNGRPEDLNSPRGGSGDQYLAIESSAQPDRIASTSQRGTLANQVLAPGQSIFSTWNGDGGDGRHKIVSGTSMAAPFVAGLVALMQDAAFTYGGQYFSDPSQILQIIKQTSDTITDADVPDNNRYDSETGALLPLPETGLTFKRVNALKAVQRVIEIVTAGNPTPGQPGTVTDTNAVRSGATIVPQLNATRRFEYVGRVGRDGVIEVGAGDIDLYRVSLQTRGNLIVQLTRPQGTSAFAGAIRLFNAAGTEIAQADGTTGNYPTLETDPFDPLNTGVYYVGISAQPNVAYNVVNGSGIATGGTAGDYQVVISLNNPDPDGVIQGAVEVDLTNPLESVVDPLGSGRKVTLTRQKELLGSDRPNPGGSGRVPVDTDVDFYRVVAPDNGKLQVDIDAVSVYGSDAADTYLKVYDESLNLLSENDDDQGSTDSRIELNAIRGQVYYVAVTVFGNRSFDASDPYASRTPNSTPVDKSYDLLMWLDNGDTNGTALTATNATPGSTISGRVGSDSGAVGTGTSTSKDVDWFRLVAPQAGLLEFKLNPASGFTPSLSLWSLDAASNQITRIDDKSLGIDPSASKLVIRVNSGQEVFAAVTGLGNSDFNWFAIASGAGGGVGNYSLVTELKSPDAARVLTNDSVDNNTPTQLTVGQPINESVGRDGDVVVGAADVDLYTYTPESDVALVVRTIAGSEDDADTFLRLFDSTGTQISFNDNATVTSKASRLIAELKAGQTYYIGVNGAGPGAQDYIARTGAGAAAGASGRYSIVLEALPPGSAAVDFGGKAIGSYTDADGNQITMKLVGPGTGSLLIDGADPDSFVLTLENTTSDTKLIVKGTTTFGDVRISGPLKLFNAPGVLLAGDVTVGGNLDSLVVASSRVGSSVTAASIQSIKAASDFGANLTLSGELGSFVAKNDLTAGVWDIAGGAKSIVASDALANWSATFGGTVKSVKLNTLAADVTAGSFSKMAVKGEVVDAEITATAGGVTTITAGSLTRSELRTTGDIGKATVGSATGSRFFAGVDTAITDLPTSGNPFLTSATIGKLLIKNGPFVDSAIAATTIRSAVINGVEMGNGGSPFGIAATTIEALSVEDGPKWTKGHAPAVSSPLGDFRIEFLSTT; via the coding sequence ATGGGTCGTCTGTCCCGCTATGCAAGGAAGGTGACACGGCTGGGCCATGTCCTTCGCGATCCGTTCGCGCCGACCTCTCCTGGCCGGGTTCGCGCCGTAACTGCCCATGCCAAGTGTGGACCGATCAATCGCGCGGTCGTTCCAGTTGTGGACAGCCTGGAAAGTCGCCTTTTGTTCGTGGCGTCGTTCGACCTGACACAACTCACACAACTGCGCAACGATTCACGGTACGTCGATGTCGATGGGGCCGGCGTCACCATCGCCGTGCTCGACAGCGGGATCTACGCCGCCAATCCGGACCTGCAATCCAACGTCATCGGCTTCTACAACGCGGTATCCGATCCGGTCAGCACGCCCTATTCGACAGCGTCTGTCGCCGGCGCGTTTGATCTGGAGGGTCACGGCACTCACACCGCCGGTATCGCTGCCAGCAGCAACCCAGACATCGGCGTGGCCTACGCGTCCAAGATCGTGTCGGTGAAGGTGCTTGCCGATCCGGGCGAGAAACAGCTTGGCGGGAGTGCACTGGTTCGTGGCTTACAGTGGGTCAAGTTGCACGCGCAGGAACTGGACATTCGCGTGCTCAACATGTCGGTCGGCACGGCGACAAACGTCAACGCCATTGACTCGAACCTCGAGAAATCCGAGATCAGCCGACTGGTCAACGAACTGGAATCGCTCGGCGTCACGGTCGTCGCATCGGCGGGCAACAGCTACGCACAGCACGTGGCACCGGGCGTGACGTCGATCGCGGCTGTCAGCACGATCAGCGTCGGCAACGCCTGGGCGACGAACGGCCGACCGGAAGACCTTAACTCGCCGCGCGGCGGTTCGGGCGACCAGTATCTCGCGATCGAGTCATCCGCCCAGCCCGACCGGATTGCCTCCACCAGCCAGCGAGGCACCCTCGCGAACCAGGTGCTCGCTCCCGGGCAGAGTATTTTCAGCACCTGGAACGGCGACGGCGGCGACGGACGCCACAAGATCGTCAGCGGCACCAGCATGGCGGCCCCGTTCGTTGCCGGCCTGGTCGCGCTGATGCAGGACGCCGCGTTCACGTACGGCGGGCAGTACTTCTCCGATCCGAGCCAGATTCTGCAGATCATCAAGCAGACATCGGACACCATCACCGATGCCGATGTCCCCGACAACAACCGCTACGACAGCGAGACCGGCGCGCTGCTGCCGCTGCCGGAGACGGGCCTGACCTTCAAACGTGTGAACGCGCTCAAAGCCGTTCAGCGGGTGATCGAGATTGTCACCGCCGGCAACCCCACGCCGGGGCAGCCGGGGACGGTGACCGATACCAACGCCGTACGCAGCGGCGCGACGATTGTCCCGCAGCTCAATGCCACCCGCCGGTTCGAATACGTCGGCCGCGTCGGGCGTGATGGCGTCATTGAGGTTGGTGCCGGCGATATCGACCTTTATCGGGTCAGCCTGCAGACGCGGGGCAACCTGATCGTCCAGCTCACCCGGCCGCAGGGCACGTCGGCGTTTGCGGGCGCGATCCGCCTGTTCAACGCAGCCGGCACCGAAATCGCCCAGGCCGACGGCACCACCGGAAACTACCCGACGCTCGAGACTGACCCGTTCGATCCGCTCAACACCGGCGTGTATTACGTGGGTATCAGTGCCCAGCCGAATGTCGCGTACAACGTGGTGAACGGCTCGGGTATCGCGACCGGCGGAACGGCCGGCGACTATCAGGTCGTCATCTCGCTGAACAATCCCGATCCTGACGGCGTCATTCAGGGTGCTGTCGAAGTCGACCTGACCAATCCGCTGGAATCGGTTGTCGATCCGCTCGGCTCCGGCCGAAAGGTCACGCTGACCCGGCAGAAAGAGCTGCTCGGTTCGGATCGGCCGAATCCTGGCGGATCGGGCAGGGTGCCGGTGGACACCGACGTCGATTTCTATCGTGTCGTCGCCCCCGACAATGGCAAGCTGCAGGTCGATATCGACGCCGTCAGCGTTTACGGTTCGGATGCCGCGGATACCTATCTGAAGGTGTATGACGAGAGTCTGAACCTGCTATCAGAGAACGACGACGACCAGGGCAGTACCGACAGCCGGATCGAGCTGAACGCGATTCGTGGGCAGGTTTACTATGTCGCGGTGACGGTGTTTGGCAACCGGTCGTTCGACGCGTCCGATCCCTACGCCAGCCGCACGCCCAACAGCACGCCGGTCGACAAATCGTACGACCTGCTGATGTGGCTGGACAACGGCGACACCAACGGCACGGCGCTGACGGCAACCAATGCCACGCCCGGGTCCACGATCAGCGGAAGGGTCGGCAGCGACAGTGGTGCGGTCGGTACCGGCACCTCTACCTCGAAGGATGTCGACTGGTTCCGACTTGTTGCGCCGCAGGCGGGACTGCTGGAGTTCAAGCTGAACCCTGCCAGTGGGTTTACGCCGTCGCTGAGCCTCTGGTCGCTCGATGCGGCGAGCAACCAGATCACCCGTATCGATGACAAGTCGCTGGGGATCGATCCTTCGGCGTCGAAGCTCGTCATCCGGGTGAACAGCGGCCAGGAAGTGTTCGCGGCCGTCACCGGACTGGGGAACTCTGATTTCAATTGGTTCGCGATCGCCAGCGGGGCCGGCGGCGGGGTTGGAAACTATTCGCTCGTCACGGAGCTCAAATCCCCCGACGCGGCCCGGGTTCTGACCAACGATTCGGTCGACAACAATACACCCACGCAGCTGACCGTCGGGCAGCCGATCAATGAATCGGTCGGGCGGGACGGCGACGTCGTCGTCGGCGCCGCCGATGTCGATCTGTACACCTACACACCCGAGAGCGACGTCGCGCTGGTCGTCCGCACGATCGCCGGCTCCGAGGATGATGCCGACACTTTCCTGCGTCTGTTCGATTCGACGGGTACCCAGATCTCGTTCAACGACAACGCCACCGTGACCAGCAAAGCCAGCCGGCTGATTGCCGAACTGAAAGCCGGTCAGACGTATTACATTGGGGTTAACGGTGCCGGCCCTGGCGCTCAGGACTATATCGCCCGGACGGGAGCCGGAGCGGCGGCGGGGGCGAGTGGTCGTTACAGCATCGTGCTCGAAGCCCTGCCGCCGGGATCGGCAGCGGTCGATTTCGGGGGCAAGGCAATCGGCAGCTACACCGACGCCGACGGTAATCAGATCACGATGAAGCTCGTCGGGCCTGGTACCGGCTCGCTTCTGATCGACGGGGCCGATCCCGATTCGTTCGTACTCACCCTTGAGAACACCACGTCCGACACGAAACTCATCGTCAAGGGAACGACCACCTTCGGCGACGTTCGCATCAGCGGCCCGTTGAAGCTGTTCAATGCCCCGGGCGTCCTGCTCGCCGGCGATGTGACCGTCGGCGGCAATCTCGACAGCCTCGTTGTGGCATCCTCGCGCGTCGGGAGCTCGGTCACGGCGGCGTCGATACAGTCGATCAAGGCCGCGTCCGATTTCGGCGCGAACCTGACGCTGTCGGGCGAACTTGGAAGCTTCGTCGCGAAGAACGATCTGACAGCCGGCGTGTGGGACATTGCCGGCGGCGCCAAGTCCATTGTCGCCAGTGACGCGCTGGCTAACTGGTCGGCGACGTTCGGTGGAACGGTGAAGTCGGTCAAGCTCAATACGCTCGCCGCGGATGTCACCGCAGGGAGCTTCAGCAAGATGGCGGTCAAGGGTGAGGTCGTTGACGCCGAGATCACGGCAACGGCCGGCGGCGTCACGACCATTACGGCGGGCAGCCTGACCCGATCGGAACTGCGAACCACCGGCGACATCGGCAAGGCGACGGTCGGCTCCGCCACGGGAAGTCGATTCTTCGCCGGCGTCGATACGGCGATCACCGACCTGCCCACATCCGGCAATCCGTTCCTGACTTCGGCGACGATCGGCAAGCTGCTGATCAAGAACGGCCCTTTCGTCGATAGCGCCATCGCCGCGACGACCATTCGCTCGGCGGTGATCAATGGTGTCGAGATGGGCAACGGCGGCAGCCCATTCGGTATCGCCGCGACCACGATCGAGGCGCTTTCGGTCGAGGACGGCCCGAAGTGGACCAAGGGGCATGCACCTGCCGTTTCATCACCGCTGGGCGACTTCCGGATCGAGTTCCTTTCCACGACGTAG
- the rpmB gene encoding 50S ribosomal protein L28: protein MPRVCYFTGKKTTFGNQKTHRGKAKYLGGVGTKTTGITARKFRPNIQRVRALIDGQVVRIKVSTKALRNGSVTKPVKRNWKPAEAAQA, encoded by the coding sequence ATGCCTCGCGTCTGTTACTTCACCGGCAAGAAGACCACCTTCGGCAACCAGAAGACCCACCGCGGTAAAGCAAAATACCTCGGCGGCGTCGGCACGAAGACCACGGGCATCACCGCCCGTAAGTTTCGTCCGAACATCCAGCGTGTTCGTGCCCTGATCGACGGACAGGTCGTCCGTATCAAGGTCAGCACCAAGGCGTTGCGCAACGGCTCGGTGACCAAGCCCGTTAAGCGGAATTGGAAACCTGCGGAAGCTGCGCAGGCCTGA
- a CDS encoding c-type cytochrome — protein sequence MSRTAAGLLLLIIVTLGATPSAFAGSSSLMDISADGMLLACSNRDSGTVTIVDLKSQKKLREMPVGHKPEGVAFLGKSHKIAVASFADDVVVFFDADAGKELGRTDVFDEPYGVVSDAAGKRVFVTLSYPGQVVEIDVTTFKQTRAMDAGRSVRGLAISNDDARLYVTEYYTANVISLDTATGKVADRWDGISSDNLSRQVVLHPTRDKAYIPHIRSATERAHGEGSIFPYVTVLDTHAATKPEEKRRKRIPMDSFVSTHVTANPWETAITPDGKKFFVVFAGTYDMYACEVIDDDYREIRHKATINLGNNPRAVRVSPDGKTFYVYNALDFNIVGYDTGTYRKDVTIGVTANPLSDEVLLGKQLFYSALQPMASRRWISCSSCHPDGETDGRTWQNPEGLRDTPSLSALAWTHPLHWSADRDEVQDFEHAIRGNLMQGRGLIRGRMEPALGGPNKGLSKELDALAAYTNIHSSPAISPHAKTGLSEAAKRGREVFLAKQTQCSTCHSGPYYTDSRPGPNLMTHDVGTGKADPSEKMPPAYDTPTLLGVYKTAPYLHHGKAATLRDVLTTQNKGDVHGKTSHLSPQQIDDLVEFLKALPYEDPEPAAKAAGLVKVER from the coding sequence GTGTCACGGACAGCTGCCGGACTCCTATTGCTGATCATCGTCACACTCGGCGCGACGCCATCGGCGTTCGCCGGCTCTTCGAGCCTGATGGACATCTCCGCCGACGGCATGCTGCTGGCCTGCTCGAATCGCGACAGCGGTACCGTCACGATTGTCGATCTCAAGTCGCAGAAGAAGCTCCGCGAGATGCCGGTCGGGCATAAGCCCGAAGGCGTCGCGTTCCTGGGCAAGAGCCACAAGATTGCGGTCGCGTCTTTTGCCGACGACGTCGTCGTCTTCTTCGACGCCGATGCGGGTAAGGAACTCGGCCGAACGGACGTGTTCGACGAGCCCTACGGTGTTGTCTCCGATGCCGCGGGCAAGCGCGTCTTTGTCACGCTCAGCTATCCCGGCCAGGTGGTTGAAATCGACGTGACGACCTTCAAGCAGACCCGCGCGATGGACGCCGGCCGGTCTGTCCGCGGGCTGGCGATCTCGAACGACGACGCTCGGCTCTATGTGACCGAGTACTACACGGCGAACGTGATCTCGCTCGACACCGCCACCGGCAAAGTAGCCGACCGTTGGGACGGAATCTCCAGCGATAACCTGTCGCGGCAGGTCGTGCTGCACCCGACACGCGACAAGGCGTACATCCCGCACATCCGCTCGGCGACGGAACGGGCGCACGGCGAAGGGTCGATCTTCCCGTACGTCACGGTGCTGGATACACACGCGGCGACAAAGCCCGAAGAGAAACGCCGCAAGCGCATCCCGATGGACAGCTTTGTCAGCACCCACGTGACCGCCAACCCGTGGGAGACGGCGATCACACCCGATGGGAAGAAGTTCTTCGTCGTGTTCGCCGGCACGTATGACATGTACGCGTGCGAAGTGATCGACGACGACTACCGCGAGATTCGCCATAAGGCGACGATCAACCTCGGCAACAACCCCCGCGCCGTCCGCGTATCGCCGGACGGAAAGACGTTCTACGTTTACAACGCGCTGGACTTCAATATCGTCGGCTACGACACGGGGACTTATCGCAAGGACGTCACGATCGGTGTAACCGCCAATCCGCTGTCGGACGAGGTCCTGCTGGGCAAGCAACTGTTCTACTCTGCGTTGCAACCCATGGCGTCGCGGCGGTGGATCTCCTGCTCCAGTTGTCACCCTGACGGCGAGACGGACGGCCGTACCTGGCAAAACCCAGAAGGCCTACGCGATACACCCAGCCTGTCCGCCCTCGCCTGGACCCATCCGCTGCACTGGTCGGCCGATCGGGACGAGGTACAGGACTTCGAGCACGCCATTCGCGGTAACCTGATGCAGGGTCGTGGATTGATCCGGGGTCGAATGGAGCCTGCGCTGGGTGGGCCGAACAAGGGCCTGTCGAAGGAACTTGACGCCCTGGCCGCGTACACGAACATCCACTCCAGCCCCGCGATCAGCCCGCACGCCAAGACCGGCCTGTCCGAGGCCGCCAAGCGCGGCCGGGAGGTCTTTTTGGCAAAACAAACCCAATGCTCGACCTGCCACAGCGGTCCGTATTACACCGATTCGCGGCCGGGGCCGAACCTGATGACGCATGACGTCGGCACCGGCAAGGCCGACCCCAGCGAGAAAATGCCCCCGGCGTACGACACGCCAACGCTGCTCGGCGTCTATAAAACCGCGCCCTACCTCCACCACGGCAAGGCCGCTACGCTGCGCGACGTGCTAACGACACAGAACAAGGGGGATGTCCACGGTAAGACCAGTCATCTGTCGCCGCAGCAAATCGACGATCTGGTCGAGTTCCTCAAGGCCCTGCCCTACGAAGATCCCGAGCCGGCGGCGAAGGCGGCGGGGCTGGTGAAGGTCGAGCGTTGA
- a CDS encoding protein-disulfide reductase DsbD domain-containing protein — protein MLLACGSLAFGAPGVPKELVKATLFADVETVSAGSAFHVGVVLKMAPHWHTYWINPGETGTPTSIKLTGPKGFSFGKIQWPTPTKIVMDGAITYGYEDEVLLRVPVSVAKDADLSGAVTIDADVEWLSCKDTCIEGSAKLSINLAAAATTKPANGDLFGKWASRLTVGRDHPSAAAVEKIEQPAMPGGEYDARLNIAWKQRPEKVEWFPVATPAVAIENIEIKHDGNRTTVHFKPNVFDAKEVPRQASPLTGGIVDGVLVWTTESGQRIAVAAPVVVSLKK, from the coding sequence ATGCTTCTTGCATGTGGATCATTAGCGTTTGGTGCCCCGGGGGTTCCTAAAGAACTCGTCAAAGCCACGCTCTTCGCCGACGTCGAAACGGTCTCGGCCGGTTCGGCATTTCATGTCGGCGTTGTGTTGAAGATGGCGCCCCACTGGCACACCTACTGGATCAATCCCGGCGAAACGGGCACGCCGACGTCCATCAAGCTGACAGGGCCGAAAGGGTTCTCGTTCGGCAAGATTCAATGGCCGACGCCGACGAAGATCGTGATGGACGGTGCGATCACCTACGGCTACGAAGACGAAGTCCTGCTTCGTGTGCCGGTTTCGGTGGCGAAGGATGCCGATCTGTCGGGAGCGGTGACGATCGACGCGGATGTCGAATGGCTGTCCTGCAAAGACACCTGCATTGAGGGCAGTGCCAAGCTGAGCATCAATCTGGCGGCCGCGGCGACGACTAAACCGGCCAACGGCGATTTGTTCGGCAAGTGGGCCAGCCGGCTGACGGTGGGGCGAGATCATCCGTCCGCCGCTGCGGTGGAGAAGATCGAGCAGCCCGCCATGCCGGGCGGCGAGTACGATGCCCGCCTGAACATCGCCTGGAAACAGCGGCCGGAAAAGGTCGAATGGTTTCCGGTGGCGACGCCCGCCGTCGCGATCGAAAACATCGAAATCAAACACGACGGCAACCGGACGACGGTACACTTCAAGCCTAATGTCTTCGATGCCAAAGAAGTGCCCCGTCAGGCTTCGCCTTTGACTGGCGGCATAGTCGATGGCGTCCTGGTGTGGACAACCGAGTCGGGGCAGCGGATTGCCGTTGCCGCACCGGTGGTCGTCTCGCTGAAGAAGTAG
- a CDS encoding HU family DNA-binding protein: MADAAKATAKGPSKGEILAAAAEHAGISRKQAAAVLESLSEQIKKGVSKKGPGIFTVPGLMKIKVINKPATKARKGINPFTKEEVMFKAKPASRAIKIRPLKTLKDFTK, from the coding sequence ATGGCAGACGCAGCAAAGGCCACCGCAAAGGGCCCGTCGAAGGGCGAAATTCTGGCCGCGGCCGCGGAGCACGCGGGCATCAGCCGCAAGCAGGCGGCAGCCGTTCTTGAGAGCCTGTCCGAGCAGATCAAGAAGGGCGTGAGCAAGAAGGGCCCCGGCATCTTCACGGTCCCCGGACTGATGAAGATCAAGGTGATCAACAAGCCGGCCACCAAGGCCCGCAAGGGGATCAACCCCTTCACCAAGGAAGAAGTAATGTTCAAGGCCAAGCCGGCCAGCCGGGCGATCAAGATTCGCCCCCTGAAGACGCTCAAGGATTTCACTAAGTAA
- a CDS encoding C1 family peptidase — translation MHRTRFARLTALVVLILATHTAVAKPPDEADLRPLFYPVRNQLFRGSCAVFSSIAAMEFYAGVPRLSEAYVYSLIKQNTLDIEGANFLEMKKFLDANPLVSAEVFPYEFVGVFGFNPNNADEVRVAQAFNRVKGEQAKLLRDRAIFQAADIKVFTASQMSFDWLKEQIASGVPVVLGMGLNSEQWKYAPRGRVDSAIGPNAQGIKNIWADNGNHAVLAVGYTKDGYVIIRNSWGIEWGEQGYGYLHWDHYVKHKLKSGMTIGGVKTVPTMDIADRPDFDIRAQGKKLDDGTFSANLSFVLKSKHMPEGGIRKVTYWVYAPDVDVNGDPRTFPPPLARLVGTDALNGFRVQVTDLKVHSLKVIVEIEHLRGGMTTGSRPIPEIIAWSATPILK, via the coding sequence ATGCACCGCACGCGCTTCGCACGGCTGACCGCACTCGTGGTCCTGATCCTCGCCACACACACCGCCGTCGCAAAACCACCTGACGAAGCCGACCTCCGCCCGCTGTTCTACCCCGTGCGCAACCAGCTCTTTCGCGGCTCGTGCGCAGTCTTCTCCAGTATCGCCGCGATGGAGTTTTACGCCGGCGTGCCACGGCTCTCCGAGGCCTACGTCTACTCGCTGATTAAGCAGAACACACTCGACATCGAAGGCGCCAACTTCCTGGAGATGAAGAAGTTCCTCGACGCCAATCCGCTCGTCAGCGCCGAAGTCTTTCCGTATGAGTTCGTCGGCGTCTTCGGGTTCAACCCCAACAACGCCGACGAAGTTCGTGTCGCGCAGGCGTTCAACCGCGTGAAAGGTGAACAGGCCAAGCTGCTCCGCGACCGGGCCATCTTTCAGGCCGCCGACATCAAGGTGTTTACGGCCAGCCAGATGTCGTTCGACTGGCTGAAGGAACAGATCGCGTCCGGCGTTCCGGTCGTGCTGGGCATGGGCCTTAACAGCGAACAATGGAAGTACGCCCCGCGCGGCCGGGTCGATTCGGCGATCGGCCCCAACGCCCAGGGCATCAAAAACATCTGGGCCGACAACGGCAACCACGCCGTGCTCGCCGTCGGCTACACCAAAGACGGTTACGTCATCATCCGCAACTCATGGGGCATCGAATGGGGCGAGCAGGGCTACGGCTACCTGCACTGGGATCACTACGTAAAACATAAGCTCAAGAGCGGCATGACCATCGGCGGCGTGAAAACCGTCCCCACGATGGACATCGCCGACCGGCCCGACTTCGACATCCGCGCCCAGGGCAAGAAGCTGGACGACGGCACCTTCTCGGCCAACCTCAGCTTCGTCCTTAAGAGCAAACACATGCCCGAAGGCGGGATTCGCAAAGTGACGTACTGGGTCTACGCGCCCGACGTCGATGTCAACGGCGACCCGCGAACCTTCCCCCCGCCGCTGGCACGGCTCGTCGGCACCGATGCCCTCAACGGCTTTCGCGTACAGGTGACCGACCTGAAGGTTCACAGCCTGAAGGTGATCGTCGAGATCGAACACCTGCGCGGCGGCATGACGACCGGCTCGCGACCCATCCCCGAGATCATCGCCTGGTCGGCGACGCCGATTCTGAAGTAG